The genomic segment TGTCTGCTCGGGTCAGATGTGCCGTCTTAAATCCTGTTAGAGCaagtcaaattcaaaattttatacaaattcaaaatttttatttattattataggattataggatatatcgcttaataattatcaaaacgtatggtttaacaacattgattgacgtcaaataaattacttaaaactaagtttactgccgcttccaaggcgtcagtgcagaagaagcggtaacaaactgcactgcagcattttcttcaaatcgtcaagttttataaatgaaaaattatcacacatacatacatataatcacgtttttatcccttgcggggtagacagagccaacagtcttgaagactgataggccacgatcagctgtttggcgtaattttagaatcgagattcaaatagtgacaggttgctagcccatcgcctaaaaggagaatcccaaattaataagcctatcccttagtcgccttttacgacatccatgggaatgaggtGGAGAGgtcctaattttttatttttgttaattaattatatatgttaattattgtttgttgagattaggttattttaaaatggtaTGAGGGAAATGTGTGGGTCGAAAGGTTAAGGTATGAAAATACTATGTGTAATATAATCCGTCCTACAATtaagaataaaagttttgaatttgaatctccACCATATAAACCTACAAAAAATTCACTGCAAATTCACCTGTTTCACCACGTCATAGAGTTCTATGCAAAGGTGACTTGATGTGCGGTTAACTGGTACTATATCATTTGACATGTCAGTGTCATGGCGGCGTGTTCAGCCAATTGGCAAGTAACGCGAGACGTGATCAAGTGACGTACTATGCTTGCCCCCGGGCTCCGCTTGTCGGAGCAAAACAAATTGGTTGGTACTAACGAGAGCTGGGGAGAAGAGAATAATATTCTGAACTATCTGAATTACTACAATAGATTGTAACACATCgtagatatacatattttgacGTCCTCAtcttttggtgccgtgtggttcccggcacatacatacatacatacatacataaaatcacgcctttcccggcaccaatacaaaaaaacagaataggaccactccatctctttcacatggatgtcgtaaaaggcgactaagggataggcttataaaattgcgatcctttttctaggccatgggctagcaacctgtcactatttggatctcaactctatcattaagccaaacagctgaacgtggccattcagtcttttcgacactgttggctctgtctaccccgcacgggatatagacgtgaccatatgtatgtatgtatgtattagtaaaaaaattcaagatcaAGAGTTTGTCAAGCCCAAACTATCGAGCCCCAACTTCAAGAACAAAAGGTCTAACGGTCGTTTAATTAAAGTCAATCTGCTGCCGCCATTGTGCTTTTACAAAGCTTTTGAAGGCACAAAAGCGCAGCGCGATCTCGGTGTTTTCGTAACTCGTAATTATACGGACTCGAGTTACTGCGTGCCGTTTGACGCGACGTGAGGCCAGTGGTTTGTGAACTGTTTGTGATTggctacaaatattttacatacatacatacatatataatcacgtctatgtccattccaaggtagacagagctaacagtcttcaaaagactgataggccacgttcagctgtttgacttaatgatagaattgagattcaaatagtgacaggttgctagcccatccaaTCCTCAGTTTacaagcatatcccttagtcgcctttcacgacatccttgggaaagagatggagtatacctattcttttttcttctttattttttaattataatataatttatacctaTTGTACAAATCTGAATCATATGGTATGTGTCATAAATAGTTTGTTACCAAAGTGGACGAAATGAACAACTTTGCTTCAGGGTCAGTGGTTCGCTGTTCTCTCTCCACTTTGTACGGACTTCGATACTCTCAGTTTTTAAGCCACGAtatctgtgtgtgtgtgtgtgtgtgtgtgtgtgtgtgtgtacgtACTAACtgccatttatatttatcggCCAGGTTGAGAACCGCTGCGAAGGCGGTCCACCTCTATAATTTCGACTGTTCAGTTCACACAATGCGCCGCATGCGCACGAGCTTACAAAACCTCGCGAAAGCTAACAAaagctttataaaaattactcgGATAACGGCAGCCATTCGATACGGAACCGGAAGTGGGTTCGAGAGTCAATTTTGTTTATGGATTTTTGATTTTGCAGTTGGCATTGTTTGGATTTGCattgacattttaaaaaattacgaagCAAGAGTGAATAGACACTATTTGCTTGCTTGCAGAAATATAAACATGCCACCTAAGGCCAGGCCGATTGAGGTGAAATGCActcaaatctattatattaaaaaaatctgaataaaaGTTGAACCAAAATGGCGTCTCTTTCTCATCTTTAAGAGACCCCAGTCTCATTCTTAGCTGTTAAGTTTAGAAGCCATATTATTGTCATTgggaagagatttttttttaatataactgGTGTGAATTACCATCAAATATTTGTACTATACTTACTAGGctgtttaaaatttctttctttagtTTATCCCTGTATTGTTCCTGGCTGAAAGCGTTATGCTTCGGGGTCTACGGTCCACTTTCCGACATTTATGACAGGGCAgacaggcgtgattttatgtatgtatgttatgacaTTTCTCGGTCCATTTCGTCCCGTCTTTGACTTACTcacttttaagtttattaactcGCATATTACCATTGATAACCTGTATTAGGATTTCTTCGGCTTGCCTCTTCCACCTGGACCCGCGGAGGCAGCATGGCAAGACATTTTTTCCCCAGAAAGCCTGGAGGCTTCCTGAAGACGTGATAGTATCAACTTTCATTATGTCTGCTAAGTCAGGTGTTTCAAAtgtaattaacatacatagaatcacgttATCTCTtaagaggtagacagagtcaactgtcttgaaaatactgaaagaccacgttcagctgtacttaatgatggaattgagatgaaaatagtgtcaggttgcccatcgcctaaaaataatgcttacatacatacaaacgtcacggtcacgtctatatcccttgcggggtagccagagccaacagtcttgaaaagactgaatggtcacgttcagctattactATCAGCCTAAAAGTAATGTAGTTATGGTAAAAGaaactatatatttgtataatgcatatgtatatttaattacatctcATATTGCAGCTCAATACTATGACTACTACCACATAttcgttttaataatatatttaactatatatttacacattctgaaagtggatttcccaaaaaaaaaattacagcagATCATTAAAATCTTCTAGgtataacttataaaaaaatatttctttcttcttcttacgAGTATGCTATTTTTCATCAAAgctagataaataaataaatcaataaacatcATGACAATTGTtgaatcaaaaaaaaaacttacgtCAAGCAAGTCTATTTcatttgcagggtagacagaacctacAATTTcagaaagactgaaaggccacattcagctgggCGTATggcggaattgagattcaaatagtgacagattgcgtgccttagtcgctttttacatccatgggaaagatatgtgTGGTACTATTCCAAAGtgctaggaaccacacggcgaataAGTATTGATTCGACTATTGGCTATAATACTACATGGactacatatatacttatttagaaTCCATTTTATCTAAAcagtatatttacatattttaaaagtatattttaatttttaaaaatatatgtacatagatCACAAATTTGTACACCACactgacatacaaaaatatttacaatacattAAGCTATATTGAATATTCGAATATTGTTTCGGAAATCCTCCTGCATTTCCCAAAAACTACCACATAAAGATGcctaaaatttacaaaattgatttATCTAGACGATGTTATGACTGATGGATATTGTTCATGAGTCCTCGAATTTAAAATGAGAGACCCTTGTGAGCTGAACAATTTATAGTACTTATTACAACTGGTATAAAAAGCCGCTTctttaccgcttcttctgcactgacgcttcggAAGTGTAACTAAACTTAGTTTAAGTTATATATTCGACGTTAACCAATGTTTTGAAACCAAAAGACTTGACAAATCAAGTGATGTTCaaagatacataaatatagataataatatagatacataaacaatatttttctcaaaactatttttttactgggttcatattgtacccaTTATTAAAACAGTGACAATTTAAGTAATTAGCACGGAAATGTACAATATAATGTGATATGcaacaaataaactaaaattgaaattcaccTTTTATCGGTACAAAGAGAAAATTTACAGCCAAAAGATTTCATTTCTGACTGAAAGCCCTCACACCTACTTTTTATAGAATATGCCTCATAAAACAGTGACCAAAAGTGCTTCTATTGAAATACTGAGAGTGGAGACGGCTTAATTTTCAAACCAATTAACTAATATAAGTATACCTAATACGTAATTATCACATTCATTCTTAACTTAACTATACAGCTTATCAACATTCTTACGATTATACAGATATAATCaggcctatatcccttgcggggtagacagagccaatagtcttgacgTTCTGCTGTAcgattacttaaaaaaacagCAGATGCGAAAATTTTTCAAAGTATCGGACATTCGTTGTGGCAATATCAgcagtaggtacttttattttaaaacgacagcacttcatataaatattcacCACCGCTTTTGTTGAGTAAAGAAGTAAGAGAACTTTTGTAACGCATTTCAAGATAGTAATCTTCACAAGACCTAACATTTTATCGTGAAAATTCTCACTCGACGGATCAAATTAACTAACTGTACATCAAATCCTACTCAAATCACTCATTGGAATCGCCGAAATTATTGAAGTAAGGTGCGGCGGGTCACAACAGCTTGGAGAAGAACGTGTTGGGAGCTGTCATCCGGGACGGGTCCAAAAGACGAGGGTAAGAAGACCCCAAGAAGGGGCGGAAAGCGGCTCTACTGACCTCTTCTGCTGGACTTGGAGCGGCTTCCTGTGTGGACTCGTCTTGTGTGTCCAAAGAGGAATCGCCATTATTGGACCCACCAGCGCCTAAATGCAACTTCCTCGTATGCTTCTTCAAATCAAAATTCCTGCAGAAACCTTTCGCGCATATACTACAAGTGAACGGTTTTCTCTCGTTGTGTGTGTGCATGTGGAACGTCAGATTGTAGATCTGATGGAAGGCTTTATTGCAAATGTTGCATTTATAAGCCTTCTCCCCGCTGTGGGTGAGTCTATGGTTCTTGTAATTGCCCTTTTGGTGAAATCCCTTGCCGCAGAATTCGCAGACGAAGGGTTTGTAACCCGCGTGGATCCGAGCATGGGTGTTCAGTGTCGAGGAGCGGTTGAACGCTTTTCCACAAGTGAGGCATTTATGTGGCTTCTCCGATGTATGGATAATCTTATGTCTGCACAGAGTAGATGCCTGTCTGAACCCTTTGCCACATATCTTGCAGACGAAAGGTCTCGCTCCAGTATGGACTGGCATGTGCCTCGTTAAATTATAATGAGCGTTGAAGACTTTGCCACAATCCCCACAAGCGAAGCTCTTGTTTTTCGCTGGAGATGGAGTCGGCCCTGTGGTGGACGATACAGCATGGTCTGCCGCCGGAGCCCTAGGACTTTGAGGCCTTTGGACCGGTGATGTCGGAGCTGGAGGTCTGGGTAAGTGTAGTTGATGGGCATACGTTAAAGAGACTAGATCGGGCCCGTAATacagaagagggtagtgtgaGACTAGTTGTCTTCTGGCCGCTGGGATGTACTGCTTGAAGGCTGAGTCCAGGAGTTGGGCTCCGTAAGAAAGGAAGCCTGGATGGTGAGGAGGTTCGGGTGAGACGGACTTCTTTCTGTCGGGTTCCATGAGCCGAGCTATGGAGAAGTTGAGGACGGGGGCGGTGGGCGTGTCCGGGGACTTGGCGCGGTCCGGGGAGGGCTCCCGGGGCCCGTCCGGCCGCTCGGTCGTCTGGAACGGCTGCATTGCATCTGTGGATAAAAGACAGTTGATGAACATACAGTTGATAGGAGTTAAAATGTTATGGATATGTTATAGACGTATAGTTTCATTCAAAAAAAAGTCTAGGCAAATAGCTCgatgaagttttaataatatgttaatgTCGATTTAGATCGcatgtctttttattttaactttattcataactttccccatatatatatttcccCATATTCGAGGCAGTAGACCAAGCAGCTGCCTTTAAAGTTTCAAGTGACCAAgtgtaaatagaaaataaaaacgtccTCCGAACTGTACCGTCATTTGAATACTCCACTTCGTCAGTCGACATCAAAAATCCATTGACAAAAAGCAATTGGGGCGAATGTTTGCAAACGATTTGCGAACAAAGCCGCGACTTCATCAGAAAGGGTACAGCGTCAAACACAACCCCAACCACGCGGAATGTGGAAACTATAGAAATAAAGCCac from the Amyelois transitella isolate CPQ chromosome 25, ilAmyTran1.1, whole genome shotgun sequence genome contains:
- the LOC106137450 gene encoding fez family zinc finger protein erm-like produces the protein MQPFQTTERPDGPREPSPDRAKSPDTPTAPVLNFSIARLMEPDRKKSVSPEPPHHPGFLSYGAQLLDSAFKQYIPAARRQLVSHYPLLYYGPDLVSLTYAHQLHLPRPPAPTSPVQRPQSPRAPAADHAVSSTTGPTPSPAKNKSFACGDCGKVFNAHYNLTRHMPVHTGARPFVCKICGKGFRQASTLCRHKIIHTSEKPHKCLTCGKAFNRSSTLNTHARIHAGYKPFVCEFCGKGFHQKGNYKNHRLTHSGEKAYKCNICNKAFHQIYNLTFHMHTHNERKPFTCSICAKGFCRNFDLKKHTRKLHLGAGGSNNGDSSLDTQDESTQEAAPSPAEEVSRAAFRPFLGSSYPRLLDPSRMTAPNTFFSKLL